In a genomic window of Ipomoea triloba cultivar NCNSP0323 chromosome 3, ASM357664v1:
- the LOC116013382 gene encoding probable WRKY transcription factor 72 isoform X1 produces the protein MADSLDISGDGAAKQKAGDSLAGRQEGFMTTAVLKKDSGRAAATVKAEMKEVKEENARLKTLLAKIEKDYSSLQMRFFDVFSHQPPEIEKKSCKISSPLSSHHHDEETQISLRLGRSPSPDRRQSRVSDDINAAAAAKSTDEDDDEHNQTLKLGLDYGGDNKSTEPNLELSSGRQSPDNSASETKEEDAAAAGETWPPSKALKATRSGDDELSQPSVKRARVSVRARCDTPTMNDGCQWRKYGQKVAKGNPCPRAYYRCTVAPSCPVRKQVQRCADDMSVLITTYEGTHNHPLPVAATAMASTTSAAASMLLSGSTTSQTAGLRSPPSPATNFFPGLNFSLPADTSRTTRPLYFPNSSSPPFPTITLDLTTSSNNVSSMFSSNVMKSTHRFPSTNLNFSSSESNISPAIWSTGGYTNYSTIYNRNNNNILGTSQPGKTSQEQQFYGQAAAAASQQALTETLTKAITSDPSLRSVIAAAITSMVGNNAPMQHKRVKVNDEVMGTHQAIS, from the exons atggcGGATTCCTTAGATATCTCCGGCGACGGTGCCGCAAAACAAAAAGCCGGCGACTCTTTAGCTGGCCGCCAAGAAGGATTCATGACGACAGCCGTTCTAAAg aagGATTCAGGTAGAGCCGCGGCGACGGTGAAAGCGGAGATGAAAGAGGTGAAGGAGGAGAACGCAAGGTTGAAGACTCTCCTTGCGAAGATAGAGAAGGATTACAGCTCTCTCCAGATGCGATTCTTCGATGTTTTCTCTCATCAACCACCAGAAATCGAGAAGAAAAGCTGCAAAATTAGTAGTCCTTTGAGCTCTCATCATCACGATGAAGAAACACAg ATATCTCTTCGATTAGGACGAAGCCCTAGTCCTGATCGTCGTCAGTCGAGAGTGAGTGACGATATTAACGCCGCCGCGGCCGCCAAGAGCAccgatgaagatgatgatgaacaCAATCAAACTCTGAAACTTGGGCTTGACTATGGCGGCGATAATAAGTCAACTGAGCCTAACTTGGAGCTCAGTTCGGGCCGTCAAAGCCCGGACAACAGTGCGTCGGAGACCAAAGAAGAAGACGCAGCGGCTGCCGGAGAAACATGGCCCCCCAGTAAAGCTCTTAAGGCCACGAGAAGTGGAGACGATGAACTGTCGCAGCCCAGCGTGAAGAGAGCTAGGGTTTCTGTTAGGGCTCGATGTGACACCCCAACG ATGAATGATGGATGCCAATGGAGAAAGTATGGTCAAAAAGTAGCGAAAGGGAATCCATGCCCGCGTGCTTACTACCGTTGCACGGTGGCGCCGTCATGCCCGGTGAGAAAACAGGTGCAACGATGCGCCGACGACATGTCAGTCCTGATCACGACTTACGAAGGAACGCACAATCATCCCCTCCCGGTTGCAGCCACCGCGATGGCCTCCACCACCTCGGCCGCCGCCTCCATGCTCCTTTCCGGCTCCACCACTTCTCAAACCGCCGGACTCAGGTCGCCGCCGTCCCCGGCTACCAACTTCTTCCCCGGCCTGAACTTCAGTCTCCCTGCAGACACTTCAAGAACAACCAGACCTCTCTATTTCCCTAATTCCTCTTCCCCACCTTTCCCAACCATCACCCTTGACCTCACCACCTCATCCAACAATGTTTCCAGCATGTTTTCCTCTAATGTCATGAAATCAACCCACAGATTCCCTTCAACAAACCTGAACTTTTCTTCCTCAGAATCCAACATTTCACCTGCAATCTGGAGCACCGGAGGATACACAAATTATAGTACCATCTACAACaggaacaacaacaacatcctAGGCACATCACAACCAGGAAAGACATCCCAAGAACAACAATTTTACGGCCAGGCAGCAGCGGCTGCTTCCCAGCAGGCACTGACAGAAACCTTAACCAAAGCAATCACATCAGATCCTAGTCTCCGGTCAGTAATAGCCGCTGCAATTACATCAATGGTTGGTAACAATGCACCAATGCAACACAAACGAGTGAAGGTAAACGATGAAGTTATGGGCACGCATCAAGCTATTAGTTAA
- the LOC116013382 gene encoding probable WRKY transcription factor 72 isoform X2 — translation MADSLDISGDGAAKQKAGDSLAGRQEGFMTTAVLKDSGRAAATVKAEMKEVKEENARLKTLLAKIEKDYSSLQMRFFDVFSHQPPEIEKKSCKISSPLSSHHHDEETQISLRLGRSPSPDRRQSRVSDDINAAAAAKSTDEDDDEHNQTLKLGLDYGGDNKSTEPNLELSSGRQSPDNSASETKEEDAAAAGETWPPSKALKATRSGDDELSQPSVKRARVSVRARCDTPTMNDGCQWRKYGQKVAKGNPCPRAYYRCTVAPSCPVRKQVQRCADDMSVLITTYEGTHNHPLPVAATAMASTTSAAASMLLSGSTTSQTAGLRSPPSPATNFFPGLNFSLPADTSRTTRPLYFPNSSSPPFPTITLDLTTSSNNVSSMFSSNVMKSTHRFPSTNLNFSSSESNISPAIWSTGGYTNYSTIYNRNNNNILGTSQPGKTSQEQQFYGQAAAAASQQALTETLTKAITSDPSLRSVIAAAITSMVGNNAPMQHKRVKVNDEVMGTHQAIS, via the exons atggcGGATTCCTTAGATATCTCCGGCGACGGTGCCGCAAAACAAAAAGCCGGCGACTCTTTAGCTGGCCGCCAAGAAGGATTCATGACGACAGCCGTTCTAAAg GATTCAGGTAGAGCCGCGGCGACGGTGAAAGCGGAGATGAAAGAGGTGAAGGAGGAGAACGCAAGGTTGAAGACTCTCCTTGCGAAGATAGAGAAGGATTACAGCTCTCTCCAGATGCGATTCTTCGATGTTTTCTCTCATCAACCACCAGAAATCGAGAAGAAAAGCTGCAAAATTAGTAGTCCTTTGAGCTCTCATCATCACGATGAAGAAACACAg ATATCTCTTCGATTAGGACGAAGCCCTAGTCCTGATCGTCGTCAGTCGAGAGTGAGTGACGATATTAACGCCGCCGCGGCCGCCAAGAGCAccgatgaagatgatgatgaacaCAATCAAACTCTGAAACTTGGGCTTGACTATGGCGGCGATAATAAGTCAACTGAGCCTAACTTGGAGCTCAGTTCGGGCCGTCAAAGCCCGGACAACAGTGCGTCGGAGACCAAAGAAGAAGACGCAGCGGCTGCCGGAGAAACATGGCCCCCCAGTAAAGCTCTTAAGGCCACGAGAAGTGGAGACGATGAACTGTCGCAGCCCAGCGTGAAGAGAGCTAGGGTTTCTGTTAGGGCTCGATGTGACACCCCAACG ATGAATGATGGATGCCAATGGAGAAAGTATGGTCAAAAAGTAGCGAAAGGGAATCCATGCCCGCGTGCTTACTACCGTTGCACGGTGGCGCCGTCATGCCCGGTGAGAAAACAGGTGCAACGATGCGCCGACGACATGTCAGTCCTGATCACGACTTACGAAGGAACGCACAATCATCCCCTCCCGGTTGCAGCCACCGCGATGGCCTCCACCACCTCGGCCGCCGCCTCCATGCTCCTTTCCGGCTCCACCACTTCTCAAACCGCCGGACTCAGGTCGCCGCCGTCCCCGGCTACCAACTTCTTCCCCGGCCTGAACTTCAGTCTCCCTGCAGACACTTCAAGAACAACCAGACCTCTCTATTTCCCTAATTCCTCTTCCCCACCTTTCCCAACCATCACCCTTGACCTCACCACCTCATCCAACAATGTTTCCAGCATGTTTTCCTCTAATGTCATGAAATCAACCCACAGATTCCCTTCAACAAACCTGAACTTTTCTTCCTCAGAATCCAACATTTCACCTGCAATCTGGAGCACCGGAGGATACACAAATTATAGTACCATCTACAACaggaacaacaacaacatcctAGGCACATCACAACCAGGAAAGACATCCCAAGAACAACAATTTTACGGCCAGGCAGCAGCGGCTGCTTCCCAGCAGGCACTGACAGAAACCTTAACCAAAGCAATCACATCAGATCCTAGTCTCCGGTCAGTAATAGCCGCTGCAATTACATCAATGGTTGGTAACAATGCACCAATGCAACACAAACGAGTGAAGGTAAACGATGAAGTTATGGGCACGCATCAAGCTATTAGTTAA